A genomic window from Vitis riparia cultivar Riparia Gloire de Montpellier isolate 1030 chromosome 18, EGFV_Vit.rip_1.0, whole genome shotgun sequence includes:
- the LOC117907340 gene encoding 1-aminocyclopropane-1-carboxylate synthase 3: MLSRKARLDAHGEDSSYFLGWKEYEKNAYDDVQNPTGIIQMGLAENQLSFDLLESWLASNQDAARLTKNGESVFRELALFQDYHGLPDFKNELVEFMAEIRGNKVNFDPRKLVLMAGATSANETLMFCIAESGDAFLLPTPYYPGFDRDLKWRTGVELVPIHCSSSNGFKVTKCALEEAYQQAHKLSLNVKGVLITNPSNPLGTTMGRDELNDLIDFAVAKKIHIISDEIYSGTVFDHPSFISIMEALMDRKLQDTDLWSRVHIVYSLSKDLGLPGFRVGMIYSNNETVVSAATKMSSFGLISSQTQYLLSKILSDKKFTRNYLKENRKRLKTRREMIVAALRNAGIGCLKSNAGLFCWVDMRHLLSSNTFDAEMELWKKILREAGLNISPGASCHCSEPGWFRICFANMSEDTLNLSMQRIKALAERIQQCRRGRVTHQDSGCNSRRRSFSKWVLNLCSYDREPDR; this comes from the exons ATGTTGTCCAGGAAAGCGAGGCTCGATGCACATGGGGAAGACTCTTCCTACTTCCTAGGATGGAAAGAGTACGAGAAGAATGCGTATGATGACGTTCAAAATCCAACTGGGATCATTCAGATGGGTCTAGCCGAGAACCAA CTCTCCTTCGACCTTCTTGAGTCATGGCTAGCAAGTAACCAGGATGCAGCTAGGTTGACAAAAAACGGGGAATCCGTGTTTCGAGAACTGGCTCTCTTCCAAGATTATCATGGTTTACCCGATTTCAAGAAT GAGCTGGTGGAGTTCATGGCAGAAATAAGAGGAAACAAAGTAAATTTTGATCCCAGAAAACTTGTTCTGATGGCTGGGGCTACCTCAGCCAATGAGACGTTAATGTTTTGCATTGCCGAATCTGGCGATGCTTTCCTCCTTCCCACTCCATACTACCCTGG GTTTGATAGGGATCTTAAATGGAGAACAGGAGTTGAACTCGTTCCAATACATTGCTCGAGTTCGAATGGCTTCAAAGTTACCAAATGTGCACTGGAAGAAGCTTATCAACAAGCCCACAAACTCAGCTTAAATGTTAAAGGAGTACTGATCACCAATCCTTCAAACCCGTTGGGCACCACAATGGGCCGTGACGAGCTCAACGACCTCATCGATTTCGCTGTTGCCAAAAAAATCCATATAATAAGTGATGAAATTTATTCAGGAACGGTGTTCGACCATCCCAGTTTCATAAGCATCATGGAAGCTCTTATGGACAGAAAGCTTCAAGACACCGACCTCTGGAGCCGCGTTCACATTGTTTACAGTCTCTCGAAGGATCTAGGCCTTCCTGGATTTAGGGTCGGAATGATTTATTCCAACAATGAAACAGTAGTATCAGCAGCGACCAAAATGTCAAGCTTCGGCCTCATTTCTTCCCAAACTCAGTATTTACTCTCGAAAATTCTGTCGGACAAAAAGTTCACCAGGAATTACCTGAAAGAGAATCGCAAGAGACTTAAAACGAGGCGGGAAATGATTGTTGCGGCCCTGCGAAACGCGGGAATTGGGTGTTTGAAGAGCAATGCCGGGCTGTTCTGCTGGGTGGACATGAGGCACCTTCTGAGCTCTAACACATTTGACGCGGAAATGGAGCTTTGGAAGAAGATTCTACGTGAAGCTGGGTTGAACATCTCTCCAGGAGCGTCTTGCCATTGCAGCGAACCGGGGTGGTTTAGAATATGCTTCGCAAACATGTCTGAAGACACCTTAAACCTATCGATGCAGCGGATCAAGGCCTTGGCAGAGAGAATCCAGCAGTGCAGGCGAGGTCGTGTGACCCACCAAGATTCAGGCTGTAACTCAAGAAGAAGGTCATTCTCCAAGTGGGTTCTCAATCTCTGTTCCTATGATCGTGAACCGGATCGTTGA
- the LOC117905889 gene encoding probable pectin methylesterase CGR3: MSRKPVNPSRRFAGSGTLPFIGSLHSKSRASPFLSIGLLIMGAMLLIGYSYSGSGSFGGNKQAVSRVQGDFSCTAEVHRAIPFLKKAYGDSMHKVLHVGPDSCSIVSKLLKEEETEAWGVEPYDIEEADSNCKSLVHKGIVRVADIKFPLPYRAKSFSLVIVSDALDYLSPKYLNKTLPDLARVSADGLIIFAGFPGQQRAKVAEVSKFGRPAKLRSSSWWVRYFVQTSLEENEAAIKKFEPAITKSSYNPSCQIFHLKSYN, translated from the exons atGTCGAGGAAGCCAGTGAATCCCTCTCGACGCTTTGCAGGCAGCGGAACTCTTCCATTTATAGGCTCCTTGCATTCAAAATCACGCGCTTCCCCATTTTTATCTATAGGGCTTCTCATCATG GGAGCAATGCTTCTTATTGGGTATTCATATAGCGGCTCAG GTTCATTTGGCGGTAATAAGCAGGCTGTGAGCAGGGTTCAAG GCGACTTTTCATGCACTGCAGAAGTTCACAGGGCAATTCCATTTCTGAAGAAAGCTTATGGTGACAGCATGCATAAAGTTTTGCATGTTGGCCCAGACTCTTGTTCAATTGTTTCTAAATTGCTAAAAGAAGAGGAGACTGAAGCCTGGGGTGTGGAACCATATGACATAGAGGAAGCTGATAGTAACTGTAAAAGTCTGGTGCACAAAGGCATTGTACGTGTGGCTGATATTAAGTTTCCTCTTCCGTATAGGGCAAAATCTTTTTCTCTTGTGATTGTGTCGGATGCATTGGATTACTTGTCCCCAAAGTACCTCAACAAAACCCTTCCAGATTTAGCAAGGGTTTCAGCTGATGGTCTTATTATTTTTGCAG GTTTTCCAGGACAACAGAGAGCTAAAGTTGCAGAAGTATCCAAATTTGGTCGGCCG GCTAAATTGAGGAGTTCGTCTTGGTGGGTACGCTATTTTGTCCAGACTAGCTTAGAAGAGAATGAAGCTGCCATCAAGAAGTTCGAACCAGCTATAACAAAGAGCTCATACAACCCAAGCTGCCAAATTTTCCACCTCAAGTCTTACAATTGA